A genomic segment from Nocardiopsis sp. Huas11 encodes:
- a CDS encoding PRC and DUF2382 domain-containing protein has protein sequence MAHHIAAEGLVGHRVLDDEGQNIGKIKQVYLDERTNEPTWVSVHTGLFGMKETLVPLQGARTVEEDIQVPYDKATVKDAPNVEGGQNLTEEEKAVISDYFAQHGSVPRQAGGEADRMTGTTADEGSTMGPTEEGTTAGAGMAGERGDWAETSDEGEVRMVRHEEQVDIGVERRESGQARIHKSVESERFDETVPLHHEEIQVERRPITDPSQVEDPGGMAEGEERFVLHEERPVVSKREVPVEEVRVRKQEVSHDEHVEGERMRERIEMDEGEEPGGPAPR, from the coding sequence GTGGCGCACCACATCGCGGCGGAAGGACTCGTCGGACATCGCGTGCTCGACGACGAGGGCCAGAACATCGGAAAGATCAAGCAGGTCTACCTCGACGAGCGGACCAACGAGCCGACCTGGGTGTCGGTCCACACCGGCCTGTTCGGGATGAAGGAGACGCTCGTCCCCCTCCAGGGGGCGCGCACCGTCGAGGAGGACATCCAGGTCCCCTACGACAAGGCCACGGTCAAGGACGCCCCCAACGTCGAGGGCGGCCAGAACCTGACCGAGGAGGAGAAGGCCGTCATCAGCGACTACTTCGCCCAGCACGGTAGCGTGCCGCGCCAGGCGGGCGGCGAGGCCGACAGGATGACGGGCACCACCGCGGACGAGGGCTCGACCATGGGCCCGACCGAGGAGGGCACGACCGCGGGTGCGGGCATGGCCGGAGAGCGGGGCGACTGGGCCGAGACCTCCGACGAGGGCGAGGTTCGGATGGTCCGCCACGAGGAGCAGGTCGACATCGGCGTCGAGCGGCGCGAGAGCGGTCAGGCGAGGATCCACAAGTCCGTCGAGAGCGAGCGCTTCGATGAGACGGTTCCGCTGCACCACGAGGAGATCCAGGTGGAGCGCCGCCCGATCACCGACCCCTCCCAGGTGGAGGACCCCGGGGGGATGGCCGAGGGCGAGGAGCGGTTCGTTCTGCACGAGGAGCGTCCCGTGGTCTCCAAGAGGGAGGTCCCGGTCGAGGAGGTCAGGGTCCGCAAGCAGGAGGTGTCCCACGACGAGCACGTCGAGGGCGAGCGCATGCGTGAGCGGATCGAGATGGACGAAGGAGAGGAGCCCGGCGGTCCCGCTCCCCGGTGA